From Suricata suricatta isolate VVHF042 chromosome 1, meerkat_22Aug2017_6uvM2_HiC, whole genome shotgun sequence, a single genomic window includes:
- the AREG gene encoding amphiregulin — MRASLLPPAPVVLSFLILGAAHYASGLDVNDTTSGKGEPFSRDHSADGFEGTPRNGVSSGKEISPVSEMTSSKELSSGIDYDYAEEYDNEPQISGYIVDDSVRVEQVIKPMKNKTESEKTSDKPKRKKKGGKNGKNRKNRKKKNPCDAEFQNFCIHGECKYIEHLGAVTCKCHQDYFGERCGEKSMKTHSVVDGDLSKMALAAIAAFVSAVSFTAIAVVIALQLRKRYFREYEGEAEERKKLRQENGNAHAIA, encoded by the exons ATGAGAGCCTCGCTGCTGCCGCCGGCGCCAGTGGTGCTGTCGTTCCTGATCCTGGGCGCAG CCCATTATGCTTCTGGATTGGATGTCAACGACACCACCTCAGGGAAAGGGGAACCATTTTCTAGGGACCACAGTGCTGACGGATTTGAGGGCACCCCAAGGAATGGGGTGTCCTCAGGAAAGGAGATTTCCCCTGTGAGTGAAATGACTTCTAGTAAGGAACTGTCCTCGGGGATCGACTATGATTACGCAGAAGAGTATGATAACGAACCACAAATATCTGGCTATATTGTAGATGATTCAGTCAGAG ttgaacAGGTAATTAAgcccatgaaaaacaaaacagaaagtgaaaagacttcagataaacccaaaagaaagaaaaaaggagggaaaaatggaaaaaatagaaaaaacagaaagaagaaaaatccgtGTGATGCAGAATTTCAAAATTTCTGTATTCATGGCGAATGCAAATATATAGAGCACCTGGGAGCAGTAACATGCAA ATGTCATCAGGATTACTTTGGTGAACGGTGTGGGGAAAAGTCCATGAAGACCCACAGCGTGGTTGACGGTGATTTATCAAAAATGGCTTTAGCCGCCATAGCTGCCTTTGTGTCTGCCGTGAGCTTCACAGCAATTGCTGTTGTTATCGCACTCCA GCTTCGAAAACGATACTTCAGGGAATATGAAGGAGAAGCTGAAGAACGAAAGAAACTTcgacaggaaaatggaaatgcacATGCCATTGCATAG